The proteins below come from a single Hirundo rustica isolate bHirRus1 chromosome 6, bHirRus1.pri.v3, whole genome shotgun sequence genomic window:
- the NAT10 gene encoding RNA cytidine acetyltransferase — translation MQRRKVDNRIRVLIENGVAERQRSLFVVVGDRGKDQVVILHHMLSKATVKARPSVLWCYKKELGFSSHRKKRMRQLQKKIKSGTLNIRDDDPFELFIAATNIRYCYYNETHKILGNTFGMCVLQDFEALTPNLLARTVETVEGGGIVVILLRTMNSLKQLYTMTMDVHSRYRTEAHQDVVGRFNERFILSLASCKTCLVIDDQLNILPISSHAANITPVPPQSQEESLRPQDLELRELKESLQDTQPVGVLVDGCRTLDQARAVLKFIEAISEKTLRSTVALTAARGRGKSAALGLAIAGAVAFGYSNIFVTSPSPDNLHTLFEFIFKGFDALQYQEHLDYEIVQSLNPEFNKAVVRVNVFKEHRQTIQYIHPADSVKLGQAELVVIDEAAAIPLPLVKNLLGPYLVFMASTINGYEGTGRSLSLKLIQQLRQQSAQSQLTLTAENKSTATARLTSARTLHEVSLHESIRYAPGDAVEKWLNDLLCLDCLNITRIISGCPLPDTCDLYYVNRDTLFCYHRASEVFLQRLMALYVASHYKNSPNDLQMLSDAPAHHLFCLLPPVPPTQNSLPEVLAVVQVCMEGEISRQSIMNSLSRGKKASGDLIPWTISEQFQDPDFGGLSGGRVVRIAVHPDYQGMGYGSRALTLLQMYYEGKFPCLEEETVQKPKEITTVSSETVGLLEEVVTPRKDLPPLLLKLSERRAEHLDYLGVSYGLTPRLLKFWKRAGFVPVYLRQTPNDLTGEHSCIMLKMLNEEDSEQEPWLTAFWKDFRRRFLSLLSYQFSTFSPSLALNILQNRNIKQQPQAPISRAELESAFIPYDLKRLEMYSRNMVDYHLIMDMVPTVARMFFLGQMGEISLSAAQSALFLGIGLQHKSLDQLEKELELPSSQLMGLFNRIIRKVVQLFNTVQEKAVEEQMAATKDVVMEPTLKSLNDDLEEAAKEFQEKHKQEVMKLKEMDLTQYIIRGDDEEWNEVLSKAGQNASVVSLKSEKKRKLETARGPKQQKKFKKTKDLKQKRKK, via the exons ATGCAGCGCCGCAAGGTGGACAACCGCATCCGCGTCCTCATCGAGAACGGCGTGGCGGAGCGGCAGCGGAGCCTGTTCGTGGTGGTGGGAGACCGCGGCAAGGATCAG GTCGTTATCCTTCACCACATGCTGTCCAAGGCCACGGTGAAGGCCAGGCCCTCCGTGCTGTGGTGCTACAAGAAGGAGCTGGGCTTCAGCAG ccacCGGAAGAAGAGGATGAGGCAGCTGCAGAAGAAGATTAAGAGTGGAACTCTGAACATCAGGGACGATGATCCCTTCGAGCTGTTCATAGCAGCCACGAACATCCGCTACTGCTACTACAACGAAACTCATAAGATCCTTGGGAACACCTTTGGAATGTGTGTCCTTCAG GATTTTGAAGCCTTGACTCCGAACCTGCTGGCCAGGACTGTGGAGACCGTGGAAGGTGGTGGGATCGTGGTGATTCTGCTGAGAACTATGAACTCCCTGAAGCAGCTCTATACAATGACCATG GACGTTCACTCTCGGTACAGGACAGAGGCGCACCAGGACGTGGTGGGGAGGTTCAACGAGAG gtTCATTCTGTCCCTGGCCTCGTGCAAGACGTGCCTGGTGATCGATGACCAGCTGAACATCCTGCCCATCTCCAGCCACGCTGCAAACATCACTCCCGTCCCCCCTCAGTCCCAG GAGGAGAGCCTGCGGCCGCAGGACttggagctgagggagctgaaggAGAGCCTGCAGGACACGCAGCCcgtgggggtgctggtggacgGCTGCAGAACCCTGGATCAG GCGAGAGCGGTTCTGAAGTTCATCGAAGCCATTTCTGAGAAGACCCTGAGGAGCACCGTGGCATTAACAGCAGCCAGGGGACGAGGGAAATCTGCTGCCTTGGGGCTGGCTATCGCTGGAGCAGTAGCTTTTGG ctaCTCCAACATCTTTGTCACATCTCCCAGCCCTGACAACCTCCACACTCTCTTCGAGTTCATATTTAAAGGCTTTGATGCACTGCAGTACCAG GAACACCTGGACTATGAGATTGTTCAGTCCTTGAACCCAGAGTTCAACAAGGCAGTGGTCAGAGTGAACGTGTTCAAGGAGCACAGGCAGACCATCCAG TACATTCACCCCGCCGACTCCGTCAAGCTGGGCCAGGCCGAGCTCGTGGTGATCGACGAGGCCGCCGCCATCCCGCTGCCCCTGGTGAAGAACCTGCTGGGCCCTTACCTGGTGTTCATGGCTTCCACCATCAACGG GTACGAGGGCACGGGCCGCTCGCTGTCCCTGAAGCTCATCCAGCAGCTCCGCCAGCAGAGCGCCCAGAGCCAGCTGACCCTGACAGCCGAGAACAAATCCACGGCCACGGCCAGGCTCACCTCAG CTCGCACGTTGCACGAGGTGTCCCTGCACGAGTCCATCAGGTACGCTCCTGGGGACGCCGTGGAGAAGTGGCTGAACGACCTCCTGTGCCTGGACTGCCTCAACATCACCAGGATCATCTCTGGCTGCCCTCTGCCTGACACCTGCGACCT ATACTATGTAAACAGAGACACGCTCTTTTGTTACCACAGAGCATCAGAAGTTTTCCTGCAGAGGCTGATGGCCCTCTACGTGGCTTCGCACTACAAG AACTCCCCCAATGACCTCCAGATGCTCTCTGATGCCCCTGCCCATCACCTCTTCTGCCTTTTGCCGCCCGTTCCACCCACCCAGAATTCCTTACCAGAAGTCCTGGCTGTCGTTCAG GTGTGCATGGAGGGGGAGATCTCCCGCCAGTCCATCATGAACAGCCTCTCCAGGGGAAAGAAAGCCTCTGGGGATCTTATTCCCTGGACCATTTCAGAGCAG TTCCAGGATCCGGATTTCGGGGGCCTCTCCGGCGGGCGCGTCGTTCGCATCGCGGTTCACCCGGATTACCAGGGG ATGGGCTACggcagcagagctctgactTTGCTGCAGATGTACTACGAAGGCAAATTCCCGTGTTTGGAAGAAGAAACGGTTCAAAAGCCAAAAGAAATCACAACTGTGAGCAGTGAG ACCGTTGGTTTATTAGAAGAGGTCGTGACACCTCGGAAGGATTTGCCTCCTTTGCTGCTCAAACTGAGCGAGAGACGAGCGGAGCACCTGGACTATCTGGGGGTGTCTTATGGCCTGACACCCAGATTGCTCAA GTTTTGGAAACGTGCTGGATTCGTGCCAGTTTATCTGAGGCAGACCCCT AATGACCTGACTGGGGAGCATTCCTGCATCATGCTGAAGATGCTGAACGAGGAGGACTCTGAGCAGGAGCCTTGGCTCACTGCCTTCTGGAAAG ATTTTAGGAGGCgcttcctttccctgctttcctaCCAGTTCAGcaccttctctccctccttggCGCTGAACATTCTGCAGAACAGAAACATCAAGCAGCAGCCCCAAGCAC CCATCAGCCGCGCTGAGCTGGAGTCAGCGTTCATCCCGTACGACCTGAAGAGGCTGGAGATGTACTCCCGCAACATGGTGGACTATCACCTCATCATGGACATGGTTCCCACCGTTGCCAGGATGTTCTTCCTCGGCCAGATGGGAGAAATCTCCCTCTCTGCCGCGCAGTCG GCCCTTTTCCTAGGGATTGGCCTGCAGCATAAATCTCTGGaccagctggaaaaggagctggagctgcccagcagTCAACTGATGGGACTCTTCAACAGGATCATCCGCAAAGTGGtgcag CTGTTCAACACCGTCCaggaaaaagctgtggaggagcAGATGGCAGCAACCAAGGATGTCGTGATGGAGCCAACGCTGAAATCTTTAAATGACGATTTG GAGGAGGCTGCAAAGGAATTCCAAGAAAAGCACAAGCAAGAAGTGATGAAACTGAAGGAAATGGACCTTACACA GTACATTATCCGTGGGGATGACGAGGAGTGGAACGAGGTGCTGAGCAAAGCAGGACAGAACGCCTCCGTCGTCAGCCTGAAAAG tgagaagaaaaggaaattagaaaCAGCACGAGGACCCAAGCAACAGAAGAAATTTAAGAAGACTAAAGATCtgaagcagaagaggaagaaatga